The following coding sequences are from one Ancylobacter sp. TS-1 window:
- the fae gene encoding formaldehyde-activating enzyme, which translates to MSDIWFRTGEATVLATEGQYTDAMPEVLIGSVRGPAGHAFASMMGQVQGHTRMFVVRDLNQQVRPATMMTTKATIHTLEYVDLLGGVVQGAIGDAIVDALAEGILPKEQADELCMIVMVWLDPRCAEDPNLDKADLYRTNYEAMKIALERAMTGRPTVDELIANRKSVKHYALDGVVEY; encoded by the coding sequence ATGAGCGACATCTGGTTCCGCACCGGCGAGGCCACCGTGCTCGCCACTGAGGGGCAGTACACCGACGCGATGCCCGAAGTGCTGATCGGCTCGGTGCGCGGCCCGGCCGGGCATGCCTTCGCCTCCATGATGGGGCAGGTGCAGGGCCATACCCGCATGTTCGTGGTGCGCGACCTGAACCAGCAGGTGCGCCCGGCGACGATGATGACCACCAAGGCCACCATCCACACGCTCGAATATGTCGACCTGCTCGGCGGCGTGGTGCAGGGCGCCATCGGCGACGCCATCGTCGACGCGCTGGCCGAGGGCATCCTGCCGAAGGAGCAGGCGGACGAGCTGTGCATGATCGTGATGGTGTGGCTGGACCCGCGCTGCGCCGAGGATCCCAACCTCGACAAGGCGGACCTGTACCGCACCAATTACGAGGCGATGAAGATCGCGCTGGAGCGCGCCATGACCGGCCGTCCGACCGTCGACGAGTTGATCGCCAACCGCAAGAGCGTCAAGCACTACGCGCTGGACGGCGTGGTCGAGTACTGA
- a CDS encoding diguanylate cyclase domain-containing protein, which yields MGSDAFPPFDPTQPARDAAFASAPVALCIVARDLRLLAVNARLAALAGAPVCALVGRPADDFLPGASALLNRWFDRIDAGRALHDQELSEPGGERTFLVSAAPLLDDAGSTAALSVALTDITRRRELRAALARRERQIGAALESAGQWIWELDIPTGRVARSRHWRRAVGYATGELSDEAQHTAWSIVHPEDRPGVIRRYEQVLAGTSEVFEAVYRIADRFGRWRWILGRGRIVARDASGKPLRLLATSVDITRQKQIEEELEATVRQRERLERELVEANRRLTELSEMDALTELPNRRKFDKALARELGRSGRNEPSLALLMIDVDDFKSYNDLYGHIEGDDCLRRIAEALRGCAVRPADLVTRYGGEEFATILPDSTKHDGESVATAMLQAVRALRIPHAGSPDGIVTVSIGITVRHAEAAPGGRRTDLLASADRALYAAKQAGRNRILIAGVDGSMYPVPVPDAAATDATPPGPG from the coding sequence ATGGGCAGTGACGCGTTCCCGCCATTCGATCCGACGCAGCCGGCGCGCGACGCCGCCTTCGCCAGCGCGCCCGTCGCGCTCTGCATCGTCGCCCGCGACTTGCGTCTGCTCGCGGTCAATGCGCGTCTGGCCGCGCTCGCCGGTGCGCCGGTCTGCGCCCTCGTCGGCCGCCCCGCCGACGATTTCCTGCCCGGCGCCTCGGCCCTCCTGAACCGCTGGTTCGACCGCATCGACGCCGGACGCGCACTGCACGATCAGGAGCTTTCCGAGCCGGGCGGCGAGCGCACCTTCCTGGTGTCGGCCGCCCCGCTTCTCGACGATGCCGGGTCGACGGCGGCGCTGTCCGTCGCGCTGACAGACATCACCCGCCGCCGCGAGCTGCGCGCCGCCCTCGCCCGCCGCGAGCGGCAGATCGGCGCGGCGCTGGAGAGCGCGGGCCAGTGGATATGGGAGCTCGACATCCCCACCGGCCGGGTCGCCCGTTCCCGGCACTGGCGCCGGGCCGTCGGCTACGCCACCGGCGAATTGTCCGACGAGGCCCAGCATACCGCGTGGAGCATCGTCCACCCGGAGGACCGCCCGGGCGTGATCCGGCGCTACGAGCAGGTGCTCGCGGGCACCAGCGAGGTGTTCGAGGCGGTCTACCGCATCGCCGACCGCTTCGGCCGCTGGCGCTGGATACTCGGGCGCGGCCGCATCGTCGCGCGCGATGCCAGCGGCAAGCCGCTGCGCCTGCTCGCCACCAGCGTCGACATCACCCGCCAGAAGCAGATCGAGGAAGAGCTGGAAGCCACGGTGCGCCAGCGCGAGCGGCTGGAGCGCGAGTTGGTCGAGGCCAATCGTCGCCTGACCGAACTGTCGGAGATGGACGCGCTGACCGAACTGCCCAACCGGCGCAAGTTCGACAAGGCGCTGGCGCGCGAACTCGGCCGCTCGGGCCGCAACGAACCGTCGCTGGCGCTGCTGATGATCGATGTCGACGACTTCAAGTCCTACAACGATCTCTACGGCCACATTGAGGGCGACGACTGCCTGCGGCGGATCGCCGAGGCCCTGCGCGGCTGCGCCGTCCGCCCGGCCGATCTCGTCACCCGCTATGGCGGCGAGGAGTTCGCCACCATCCTTCCCGATTCGACGAAGCACGATGGCGAGTCGGTGGCGACCGCCATGCTGCAGGCGGTGCGCGCGCTGCGCATTCCCCATGCCGGCAGCCCCGACGGCATCGTCACCGTCAGCATCGGCATCACGGTCCGCCACGCCGAGGCGGCCCCCGGCGGCCGCCGCACCGATCTCCTCGCCAGCGCCGACCGGGCGCTCTACGCGGCCAAGCAGGCCGGGCGAAACCGCATCCTCATCGCCGGCGTCGACGGCTCCATGTACCCGGTGCCGGTACCCGACGCCGCCGCGACCGACGCGACGCCGCCGGGCCCGGGCTGA
- the pepN gene encoding aminopeptidase N — protein MPRDAVTQPVRLSDYRPPDWLVDTVHLDVRLHPTATRILARLAMRPNPQGREGSPIVLDGDELSLKSLALDGVPLAGNAYVATVSALTLLAPPQRPLTLEIETVVDPSANTKLMGLYRSSGAYCTQCEAEGFRRITYFPDRPDVLAVYTVRLEAEREEAPVLLANGNPVESGAVEGTSRHYAVWHDPWPKPSYLFALVGGQLDRIVEDFVTASGRKVELGIYVEPGKTRRAGYAMDALRRSLRWDEEAFGREYDLDVFNIVAVADFNMGAMENKGLNVFNDKYVLASPETATDADYANIEAIIAHEYFHNWTGNRITCRDWFQLCLKEGLTVFRDQEFSSDQRSRAVKRIADVRLLKSHQFPEDAGPLAHPVRPDTYREINNFYTATVYEKGAEVVRMLKTLLGEDGFRTGMDLYFERHDGDAATVEDFLACFADATGTDLTQFALWYAQSGTPRLAVSGHWDEAARSFRLDVQQTLAPTPGQDVKQPMVIPLALGLVGPDGRDLPMRLDDGTNAERGVLMVTQARQSFVFRDVAQRPVPSLNRGFSAPVKLASNLTTDDLVFLARHDADPFNRFDAGQSIALAHLVEATAAHRAGRPLPPPDALVAALGATLGDGSLDPAFIAQALSVPSESDVAREIGGDVDPDAIHAARSALRRALGEALAPALEDAYARHAPSGPYSPDAASAGRRALRNASLDLLAATGAASGIARALAHFERADNMTDRFQSLSVLAHSAPDAREAALAAFYAQFRDDPLVVDKWLALQAQIAEPGALERVRGLTAHPAFSWGNPNRVRSLIGSFAAINQTQFNRADGAGHDFVAEAVLELDGRNPQVAARLLAAFKSWRALEPVRRASAERALRRVAAREGLSPDVSDIVSRSLD, from the coding sequence ATGCCGCGCGATGCCGTGACCCAGCCCGTCCGCCTCTCCGACTACCGGCCGCCGGACTGGCTCGTGGACACGGTGCATCTCGACGTGCGCCTCCACCCCACCGCGACGCGGATCCTCGCCCGGCTCGCCATGCGCCCGAACCCGCAGGGGCGCGAGGGCTCGCCCATCGTGCTCGACGGCGACGAGTTGTCGCTGAAGTCGCTGGCGCTCGACGGTGTGCCGCTGGCCGGCAACGCCTATGTGGCGACGGTTTCCGCGCTCACCCTGCTCGCCCCGCCGCAGCGCCCGCTCACGCTGGAGATCGAGACGGTCGTCGACCCCTCCGCCAACACCAAGCTGATGGGCCTCTACCGCTCCTCGGGCGCCTATTGCACCCAGTGCGAGGCCGAGGGCTTCCGCCGCATCACCTATTTCCCCGACCGGCCGGACGTGCTCGCCGTCTACACCGTGCGCCTTGAGGCCGAGCGCGAGGAGGCCCCCGTCCTGCTCGCCAACGGCAACCCGGTCGAGAGCGGCGCGGTGGAGGGCACGAGCCGCCACTATGCGGTCTGGCACGACCCGTGGCCCAAGCCTTCCTATCTCTTCGCCCTCGTCGGCGGGCAGCTGGACCGCATCGTGGAGGACTTCGTCACCGCCAGCGGCCGGAAGGTCGAGCTCGGCATCTATGTCGAGCCCGGCAAGACCAGGCGCGCCGGCTACGCCATGGACGCGCTGCGTCGCTCGCTGCGCTGGGACGAGGAGGCGTTCGGGCGCGAATACGACCTCGACGTGTTCAACATCGTGGCGGTCGCTGACTTCAACATGGGGGCGATGGAGAACAAGGGGCTCAACGTCTTCAACGACAAATACGTGCTGGCCAGCCCCGAGACGGCCACCGACGCTGACTATGCGAACATCGAGGCGATCATCGCCCACGAATATTTCCACAACTGGACCGGCAACCGCATCACCTGCCGCGACTGGTTCCAGCTCTGCCTGAAGGAAGGGCTTACCGTCTTCCGCGACCAGGAATTTTCCTCCGACCAGCGCTCGCGCGCGGTCAAGCGCATCGCCGATGTGCGCCTGCTGAAAAGCCACCAGTTCCCTGAGGATGCCGGCCCGCTGGCGCATCCCGTGCGCCCGGACACCTATCGCGAGATCAACAATTTCTACACGGCGACCGTCTACGAAAAGGGCGCCGAGGTCGTGCGCATGCTCAAGACGCTGCTGGGCGAGGACGGCTTCCGCACCGGCATGGACCTCTATTTCGAGCGCCATGACGGCGACGCGGCGACGGTGGAGGACTTCCTCGCCTGCTTTGCCGACGCCACCGGCACCGACCTGACGCAGTTCGCCCTGTGGTACGCGCAGTCGGGCACGCCCCGTCTCGCCGTCTCCGGCCATTGGGACGAGGCGGCGCGCAGCTTCCGGCTCGATGTCCAGCAGACGCTGGCGCCCACCCCGGGCCAGGACGTCAAGCAGCCGATGGTGATCCCGCTCGCGCTCGGCCTCGTCGGGCCGGACGGGCGCGACCTGCCGATGCGCCTCGACGACGGCACCAATGCCGAGCGCGGCGTGCTCATGGTCACGCAGGCGCGCCAGAGCTTCGTCTTCCGCGACGTGGCGCAGCGCCCGGTGCCCTCGCTCAACCGCGGCTTCTCGGCGCCGGTGAAGCTCGCCAGCAATCTGACGACCGACGATCTCGTCTTCCTCGCCCGCCACGATGCCGACCCGTTCAACCGCTTCGACGCCGGCCAGTCCATCGCCCTCGCCCATCTCGTGGAGGCGACGGCGGCCCACCGCGCCGGACGCCCGCTGCCGCCGCCGGACGCGCTGGTGGCGGCGCTCGGCGCGACGCTCGGGGACGGGTCGCTCGACCCGGCCTTCATCGCGCAGGCCCTCTCCGTGCCCTCGGAGAGCGACGTCGCCCGCGAGATCGGCGGCGATGTCGACCCGGACGCCATCCACGCCGCCCGCAGCGCGCTTCGCCGCGCGCTGGGCGAGGCGCTGGCACCGGCGCTGGAAGACGCATATGCGCGCCATGCCCCGTCCGGCCCCTATTCGCCCGACGCCGCCTCGGCCGGCCGCCGCGCGCTGCGCAATGCCAGCCTCGACCTGCTGGCCGCCACCGGCGCGGCGAGCGGCATCGCGCGGGCGCTCGCTCATTTCGAGCGCGCCGACAACATGACCGACCGCTTCCAGTCCCTCTCGGTGCTGGCCCACAGCGCGCCGGACGCGCGCGAGGCGGCGCTGGCGGCGTTCTACGCGCAGTTCCGCGACGACCCGCTGGTGGTCGACAAATGGCTCGCCCTGCAGGCGCAGATCGCCGAGCCGGGAGCGCTGGAACGCGTGCGCGGCCTCACCGCCCATCCGGCCTTCTCCTGGGGCAATCCCAACCGCGTGCGCTCGCTGATCGGCTCCTTCGCCGCCATCAACCAGACCCAGTTCAACCGGGCCGACGGTGCCGGGCATGACTTCGTGGCGGAGGCGGTGCTGGAGCTGGACGGGCGCAACCCGCAGGTGGCGGCGCGCCTCCTCGCCGCCTTCAAGAGCTGGCGCGCGCTGGAGCCGGTGCGGCGGGCCTCGGCCGAGCGGGCGCTGCGCCGCGTCGCCGCCCGCGAGGGGCTCTCGCCCGACGTGTCGGACATCGTCTCGCGCTCGCTCGACTGA
- the folB gene encoding dihydroneopterin aldolase, giving the protein MSDRIFLRGVELHAHHGLHPEEARLGQRFIVDIDWWLDTGPAAAHDNYSETVGYEKVFEVIHEVSSGHRFHILEAFAQAIADAVLARYPRVEKVRVEIHKPAAPIAGIFRDAGVDITRTR; this is encoded by the coding sequence ATGTCCGATCGTATCTTCCTCCGAGGCGTCGAACTGCACGCCCATCACGGCCTGCATCCCGAGGAGGCGCGGCTCGGCCAGCGTTTCATCGTCGACATCGACTGGTGGCTGGACACCGGGCCGGCCGCCGCGCACGACAATTACAGCGAGACCGTCGGCTATGAGAAGGTGTTCGAGGTCATCCACGAGGTCTCCTCCGGCCACCGCTTCCACATTCTGGAAGCCTTCGCCCAGGCCATCGCGGATGCCGTGCTCGCGCGCTATCCGCGCGTCGAGAAGGTGCGCGTGGAAATCCACAAGCCTGCCGCCCCGATCGCCGGCATCTTCCGCGACGCCGGTGTCGACATCACCCGCACGCGCTGA
- a CDS encoding hydantoinase/oxoprolinase family protein — protein MTHIARLGWDVGGAHVKLAAFGRDGRLAAVRIVPCPVWKGEAHLAEAVRSLRAEFTADAASAVTMTAEVADLWPDRRAGVVGTAAVLLRELGGAPLALFAGPEGFVPAERAAEHADAIGSANWYASAAVLSHLLPGGVLLDIGSTTADIIPFGSGRVAARGFTDAERLANNELIYTGAVRTPVMALATEAPFNGRWLPLMAEHYATTADVHRLAGDLPEGADLHPSADGGPKTEEGSARRLLRMVGQDFNPATLPKAKALARHLAEAQTHRLSRALDCVASGMEAEPELIVGAGVGRFLAARLAERRASAYLDLADVLTDDPALAGPAADCAPAVAVGLLAAALA, from the coding sequence GTGACACATATCGCCCGTCTGGGATGGGACGTCGGCGGCGCCCATGTAAAGCTCGCCGCCTTCGGCCGCGACGGCCGCCTCGCGGCGGTGCGCATCGTCCCCTGCCCGGTGTGGAAGGGCGAGGCGCATCTCGCCGAAGCGGTGCGCAGCCTGCGCGCCGAATTCACCGCCGACGCCGCCTCCGCCGTCACCATGACCGCCGAGGTCGCCGATCTGTGGCCCGACCGGCGCGCAGGCGTGGTCGGCACCGCCGCCGTGCTGCTGCGCGAACTGGGCGGCGCGCCGCTCGCTCTGTTCGCCGGTCCGGAGGGCTTCGTGCCGGCCGAGCGGGCGGCCGAGCATGCCGACGCCATCGGTTCCGCCAACTGGTACGCCAGCGCCGCCGTGCTGTCGCACCTTTTGCCGGGCGGGGTGCTGCTCGACATCGGCTCGACCACCGCCGACATCATCCCCTTCGGCTCCGGCCGGGTGGCGGCGCGCGGCTTCACCGATGCCGAGCGGCTGGCGAACAACGAGCTGATCTATACCGGCGCCGTGCGTACCCCGGTCATGGCGCTCGCCACCGAGGCGCCGTTCAACGGGCGCTGGCTGCCGCTGATGGCCGAGCACTACGCCACCACGGCGGACGTCCACCGCCTCGCCGGCGACCTGCCCGAAGGCGCCGACCTGCATCCGAGCGCCGATGGCGGGCCGAAGACCGAGGAAGGCAGCGCCCGCCGGCTGCTGCGCATGGTCGGGCAGGACTTCAACCCGGCGACGCTGCCCAAGGCGAAGGCGCTGGCCCGCCATCTGGCCGAGGCGCAGACCCATCGCCTGTCCCGCGCGCTCGACTGCGTGGCCTCCGGCATGGAGGCTGAGCCGGAACTGATCGTCGGCGCCGGCGTCGGCCGCTTCCTCGCCGCGCGGCTCGCCGAGCGGCGCGCGAGCGCCTATCTCGACCTAGCCGACGTGCTGACCGACGACCCCGCCCTCGCCGGCCCGGCCGCCGACTGCGCCCCCGCCGTGGCGGTCGGCCTGCTCGCCGCCGCCCTCGCCTGA
- a CDS encoding ATP-grasp domain-containing protein, with protein MLVFVCETVTGGDYLGSEPPGSLIAEGLMMRDTLIGDLEDLPGIRVVTTHDARLPAPTRGTSTALRRGDDARAVWNLLAEQADIVWPVAPESDGILETLAEAFRARSRRVLLPDQATIALCASKWRTAGALAAAGIPTVPTWWPDEVPADAAAPFVVKPDDGAGAHDVRVLAALPAAPLPPGLVVQPLIEGTPASLTLLCQNGRTHVLTANRQHVSRRGESFRFEGVTVGAFPVDAALAALGARIGAALPGLRGIVGADYIATPEGPVVVEVNPRLTTAYAGLRRALGVNPLAFVAELIRDGVVPDLPHLPPAIPVEVLP; from the coding sequence ATGCTCGTCTTTGTCTGCGAAACCGTCACCGGCGGCGACTATCTCGGCAGCGAGCCGCCCGGCTCGCTGATAGCCGAAGGACTGATGATGCGCGACACGCTCATCGGCGATCTGGAGGATCTGCCCGGCATACGCGTCGTCACGACGCATGATGCGCGCCTGCCCGCCCCGACGCGCGGCACCAGCACGGCGCTGCGCCGCGGCGACGATGCGCGCGCGGTCTGGAACCTGCTGGCCGAACAGGCCGATATCGTCTGGCCTGTCGCGCCGGAGAGCGACGGCATTCTGGAAACGCTGGCGGAGGCGTTTCGCGCCCGCAGCCGGCGCGTTCTGCTGCCCGATCAGGCAACCATCGCCCTGTGCGCCAGCAAATGGCGCACCGCCGGCGCCCTTGCCGCCGCCGGAATACCGACGGTGCCGACCTGGTGGCCGGACGAGGTGCCGGCCGACGCCGCCGCCCCCTTCGTGGTCAAGCCCGACGACGGCGCCGGCGCGCACGACGTGCGCGTCCTCGCCGCTCTCCCGGCGGCACCCCTGCCGCCTGGCCTCGTCGTGCAGCCGCTCATCGAGGGCACGCCCGCCAGCCTCACCCTGCTCTGCCAGAACGGGCGCACCCATGTGCTCACCGCCAACCGCCAGCATGTGAGCCGGCGCGGCGAGAGCTTCCGCTTCGAGGGCGTCACGGTCGGCGCCTTCCCGGTCGACGCCGCGCTCGCCGCTCTCGGCGCGCGGATCGGCGCGGCGCTGCCGGGGCTGCGCGGCATCGTCGGCGCCGACTACATCGCCACACCCGAGGGCCCGGTCGTGGTCGAGGTCAATCCGCGCCTGACCACCGCCTATGCCGGGCTGCGGCGCGCGCTCGGGGTCAATCCGCTCGCCTTCGTGGCCGAGCTCATCCGCGACGGCGTGGTGCCGGACCTGCCGCACCTGCCGCCCGCCATTCCCGTAGAGGTTCTGCCGTGA
- a CDS encoding HisA/HisF-related TIM barrel protein: MELIPVIDLMGGAVVHARRGAREAYRPIETPLSASAAPLDVAGGLLALGAFRTLYVADLDAIAGRGGHDAALGALRARHPGLDLWVDAGEAAPAVLARRAAEGPGRPVVGSESLVSLDAATAALGAGGGILSLDHGPEGPRGPVELFERPDLWPEAVIVMTLAQVGAGQGPDLDTLDAVLARAGGRRVYAAGGVRDAGDLHALAARGVAGVLLASALHDGRLSRADIAAFTA; this comes from the coding sequence GTGGAACTTATACCGGTCATCGACCTGATGGGAGGTGCGGTCGTGCATGCGCGGCGCGGCGCGCGCGAGGCCTATCGCCCCATCGAAACCCCGCTTAGCGCCAGCGCCGCACCGCTCGACGTGGCCGGCGGGCTGCTGGCGCTCGGTGCCTTCCGCACACTCTATGTCGCCGATCTCGACGCCATCGCCGGAAGGGGCGGGCACGACGCGGCGCTGGGGGCGCTGCGCGCCCGCCATCCCGGGCTCGACCTGTGGGTCGATGCCGGCGAGGCGGCGCCGGCCGTGCTCGCCCGCCGCGCGGCGGAAGGGCCGGGCCGGCCGGTGGTCGGCAGCGAGAGCCTCGTGAGCCTCGACGCGGCGACGGCCGCGCTCGGTGCCGGCGGCGGCATCCTCTCGCTCGACCACGGGCCGGAAGGGCCGCGCGGACCGGTGGAACTGTTTGAGCGGCCCGATCTGTGGCCGGAGGCGGTGATCGTGATGACGCTGGCGCAGGTCGGCGCCGGGCAGGGGCCGGATCTCGACACGCTCGACGCGGTGCTGGCGCGGGCGGGCGGACGGCGCGTCTATGCCGCCGGCGGGGTGCGCGATGCCGGCGATCTTCATGCGCTCGCCGCGCGCGGCGTCGCCGGCGTGCTGCTGGCCAGCGCGCTGCATGACGGGCGCCTGTCGCGCGCCGACATCGCCGCCTTCACAGCGTGA
- a CDS encoding triphosphoribosyl-dephospho-CoA synthase, which translates to MRPVGIETAFRAACRAELDALKPGNVHRFGAGHGMEVAHFERAADAAAPFIAAPGARVGVRIEGAVGASLRASGLNANLGIVLLCAPLAAAAERPGVLRENLRAVLAGLDMADAEAAFRAIAAASPGGLGRHPEHDVAAPARIGLVAAMALAAGGDRIAAQYATDFADLFGIGLARFGEMVGAAPEARTEAVHLAFLAAFPDSHIARKFGIETAEAVRAEAGALLPQVDFRAPAPARHAVLGPFDASLKARGLNPGTSADLTVATLFAAALSASRFTL; encoded by the coding sequence ATGAGGCCCGTCGGGATCGAGACCGCGTTCCGTGCCGCCTGCCGCGCCGAGCTCGACGCGCTCAAGCCCGGCAATGTGCATCGCTTCGGGGCCGGCCACGGCATGGAGGTCGCCCATTTCGAACGCGCGGCCGACGCGGCGGCGCCCTTCATCGCCGCGCCCGGCGCCCGCGTCGGCGTCCGCATCGAGGGCGCGGTCGGCGCCTCGCTCAGGGCGAGCGGGCTCAACGCCAATCTCGGCATCGTCCTGCTCTGCGCGCCCCTCGCCGCCGCCGCCGAACGGCCGGGCGTGCTGCGCGAGAACCTGCGGGCGGTACTCGCCGGGCTCGACATGGCCGACGCCGAGGCCGCCTTCCGCGCCATCGCCGCCGCCAGTCCCGGCGGGCTCGGCCGGCACCCGGAGCACGACGTCGCCGCGCCCGCCCGCATCGGCCTCGTCGCGGCGATGGCGCTGGCGGCCGGCGGCGACCGCATCGCCGCCCAGTACGCGACGGACTTCGCCGATCTGTTCGGCATCGGCCTCGCCCGCTTCGGCGAGATGGTCGGCGCCGCGCCGGAGGCCCGCACCGAGGCGGTTCATCTCGCCTTTCTCGCCGCCTTTCCCGACAGCCACATCGCCCGCAAATTCGGCATCGAGACCGCCGAGGCGGTCCGCGCCGAGGCCGGGGCGCTGCTGCCTCAGGTCGATTTCCGCGCCCCGGCGCCGGCCCGCCACGCCGTGCTGGGTCCGTTCGACGCCTCGCTCAAGGCGCGCGGGCTCAACCCCGGCACCAGCGCCGATCTCACCGTGGCGACGCTGTTCGCGGCGGCGCTCAGCGCCTCGCGGTTCACGCTGTGA
- a CDS encoding RimK family alpha-L-glutamate ligase has product MSLRRADTVVIFTEDADWHTRRLRAAIEREGFTVLVLSLNDCGFAIGETAHGLVLPGLGDLLPAAAFVRLIAKGSTEQITARLGLLHALRELGVKVMNDARAVERCVDKSMTSFLIAQAGLPTPRSFVGEDRAQMQALVDSAPGDMVLKPLFGAQGRGIRRIPARAPLPEPDRVGGIYYLQDFVAPAVAESYQDWRVFVIGDTVAASMLRRSPGWITNIHQGAVGVPAPHDPRAHDLAIRATAAVGADYAGVDLIEDEQGRLLVLEVNSMPAWKGLQRATEIDIATALARHLATTLTPVPAA; this is encoded by the coding sequence ATGAGCCTGCGGCGGGCCGACACGGTCGTCATCTTCACCGAGGATGCCGACTGGCACACGCGCCGCCTCAGGGCGGCGATCGAGCGCGAGGGCTTCACCGTCCTCGTGCTCTCGCTCAACGATTGCGGCTTCGCCATCGGCGAGACGGCACACGGCCTCGTGCTGCCGGGGCTGGGCGACCTTCTGCCGGCCGCCGCCTTCGTGCGCCTCATCGCCAAGGGCTCGACCGAGCAGATCACCGCCCGGCTCGGGCTGCTGCACGCGCTGCGCGAACTGGGCGTGAAGGTGATGAACGACGCCCGCGCCGTCGAGCGCTGCGTCGACAAGTCGATGACCAGCTTCCTCATCGCGCAGGCCGGACTGCCGACCCCGCGCAGCTTCGTCGGCGAGGACCGCGCGCAGATGCAGGCGCTGGTCGATTCCGCGCCGGGCGACATGGTGCTGAAGCCGCTGTTCGGCGCGCAGGGGCGCGGCATCCGCCGCATCCCGGCCCGCGCGCCCCTGCCCGAGCCCGACAGGGTGGGCGGCATCTACTACCTGCAGGACTTCGTCGCCCCGGCGGTCGCCGAGAGCTATCAGGACTGGCGCGTCTTCGTCATCGGCGACACGGTGGCCGCGAGCATGCTGCGCCGTTCGCCGGGCTGGATCACCAACATCCATCAGGGTGCGGTGGGTGTGCCGGCGCCGCACGATCCGCGCGCCCACGACCTTGCCATCCGCGCCACCGCCGCCGTCGGCGCCGACTATGCCGGCGTCGACCTGATCGAGGACGAGCAGGGGCGGCTTCTGGTGCTGGAGGTCAACTCCATGCCGGCGTGGAAGGGGCTCCAGCGCGCCACCGAGATCGATATCGCCACCGCCCTCGCGCGCCATCTGGCCACCACGCTGACCCCGGTCCCCGCCGCATGA
- the mch gene encoding methenyltetrahydromethanopterin cyclohydrolase, translating into MLDTPKDRRPSVSALTGPLVEDLVNKADILRLDVSRSACGARIVDAGIAARGGIEAGRRIAEICLGGLGSVSIDASARFQRWNTMVTVTTADPVIACLGSQYAGWSLADGDFFALGSGPARALWAKEDLFGELGYRDRAEQATLVLEVDRPPPDSLVAHVAAECGVAPESLTLILTPTTSLAGTVQIVARVLEVALHKTHALHFPLERVVDGIGSSPLPPPAPDFVAAMGRTNDATLYGGDVQLFVTGPESEARELAEGLPSSSSRDHGRTFAEIFTAYKGDFYAMDPMLFSPARVTVTALETGRSFTFGAFHDDILERSFA; encoded by the coding sequence ATGCTCGACACTCCCAAGGACCGGCGCCCGAGCGTTTCCGCTCTTACCGGGCCGCTTGTCGAAGACCTCGTGAACAAGGCCGACATCCTGCGTCTCGACGTCAGCCGCAGCGCCTGCGGCGCCCGCATCGTCGATGCCGGCATCGCCGCGCGCGGCGGCATCGAGGCCGGGCGGCGCATCGCCGAGATCTGCCTCGGCGGCCTCGGCTCGGTCAGCATCGACGCCAGCGCCCGCTTTCAGCGCTGGAACACGATGGTCACCGTCACCACCGCCGATCCGGTCATCGCCTGCCTCGGCAGCCAGTATGCCGGCTGGAGCCTCGCCGACGGCGACTTCTTCGCCCTCGGCTCCGGCCCCGCCCGCGCACTGTGGGCGAAGGAGGACCTGTTCGGCGAACTCGGCTATCGCGACCGGGCGGAGCAGGCGACGCTGGTGCTGGAGGTCGACCGCCCGCCGCCGGACAGTCTCGTCGCCCATGTCGCCGCCGAATGCGGCGTGGCGCCGGAAAGCCTGACGCTGATCCTCACCCCGACGACCAGCCTCGCCGGCACGGTGCAGATCGTCGCCCGCGTGCTGGAGGTCGCCCTGCACAAGACCCACGCGCTGCACTTCCCGCTGGAGCGCGTAGTCGACGGCATCGGCTCCTCGCCGCTGCCGCCGCCGGCGCCGGACTTCGTGGCCGCGATGGGCCGCACCAACGACGCCACGCTCTATGGCGGCGACGTGCAGCTCTTCGTCACCGGGCCGGAAAGCGAGGCGCGCGAGCTGGCCGAAGGCCTGCCGAGTTCCTCCTCGCGCGACCACGGGCGCACCTTCGCGGAGATTTTCACCGCCTATAAGGGCGATTTCTACGCCATGGACCCGATGCTGTTCAGCCCCGCCCGCGTCACCGTGACGGCGCTGGAGACCGGCCGCAGCTTCACCTTCGGGGCGTTCCACGACGACATTCTGGAGCGTTCCTTCGCATGA